The Peribacillus sp. FSL E2-0218 genome contains a region encoding:
- a CDS encoding DMT family transporter encodes MTQKQANLLLVTVSMGWGTSYVFMKLCADTISPFTTVALRFGIAFIVMVAIFSKKLIHTNTAMLTYSAIVGALLCGIFITLMYGMKTTTASTAGFLTSSTVILVPILRTFLTRKLPHKNIIYGVIIVSVGLALLIIKDDLTFSMGSLYCLVAALLYAIYIILINSFVRQVDALLLGICQLGFACFYAIIGNFIFETPALPNEVMDWLAILGLALICTAYGFVMQPIAQKYTSPESTGFLFSLEPIFSAIFAFVFLYENMGIQGYLGALLILAGVFLANSTSQKHPLIEEAKV; translated from the coding sequence ATGACACAAAAACAGGCAAATTTACTATTAGTCACTGTTTCTATGGGGTGGGGGACATCTTATGTCTTTATGAAACTATGTGCTGACACGATCTCTCCATTCACAACTGTAGCGCTACGATTTGGAATCGCATTTATCGTGATGGTGGCAATATTCTCCAAAAAATTGATCCATACCAATACTGCCATGTTAACATATAGTGCCATCGTTGGAGCTTTACTGTGTGGGATCTTCATTACCCTTATGTATGGAATGAAAACGACAACCGCTTCTACAGCAGGTTTTTTGACAAGTTCAACGGTTATTCTGGTACCTATCTTGCGGACATTCCTCACACGAAAATTGCCTCATAAAAACATCATTTATGGAGTGATCATCGTTTCCGTTGGTTTAGCTCTACTTATTATTAAAGATGATTTAACTTTTTCGATGGGGTCGCTATATTGCTTGGTCGCCGCATTGCTATATGCGATATATATCATCTTAATAAACAGCTTTGTCCGTCAGGTTGATGCCCTGCTGCTTGGAATCTGCCAACTCGGATTTGCTTGCTTTTATGCAATCATTGGAAATTTCATTTTTGAAACGCCAGCTTTACCAAACGAAGTTATGGATTGGTTAGCGATTCTCGGTCTAGCACTCATTTGCACTGCTTATGGCTTTGTTATGCAGCCAATTGCCCAAAAGTACACATCACCTGAAAGTACTGGTTTTCTTTTTTCACTGGAACCGATTTTTTCAGCTATATTTGCATTTGTTTTTCTGTATGAAAATATGGGGATACAAGGTTATCTTGGTGCTTTGCTCATTTTAGCTGGTGTATTCTTGGCAAACTCCACATCTCAAAAACACCCTTTAATTGAAGAGGCGAAAGTTTAA
- a CDS encoding flavodoxin family protein: MNIAVIYGGTRPDGNTEILTEYLIEGIATEKFYLKDYNIKPIMDMRHSKDGFQDRSDEYNSIIERILPCDILIFATPIYWYSMSGTMKNFIDRWSQTLRDPKYPDFKNRMASKKAFVIAVGGDEPTIKGLPMIQQFNHIFDFMGIEFAGYILGNGNKPEEVIQDKNAFSTAAQIRNTLTESS; the protein is encoded by the coding sequence ATGAACATAGCAGTGATCTATGGCGGGACCCGTCCCGATGGCAATACGGAGATTTTGACAGAATACTTAATTGAAGGTATCGCTACAGAAAAGTTTTACTTAAAAGACTATAACATCAAACCAATCATGGACATGCGTCATTCAAAGGATGGATTTCAGGACAGAAGTGATGAGTATAACTCCATAATCGAACGGATCCTGCCATGTGACATACTAATATTCGCTACTCCAATTTATTGGTATAGCATGTCAGGGACAATGAAAAACTTCATCGATCGATGGTCACAAACTTTACGGGACCCCAAGTATCCTGATTTCAAGAACCGGATGGCTTCCAAAAAAGCATTTGTGATTGCGGTTGGAGGAGACGAACCTACCATTAAAGGCCTGCCTATGATTCAGCAGTTTAATCACATATTCGATTTTATGGGAATTGAATTTGCGGGATATATTCTTGGAAATGGAAACAAGCCTGAGGAAGTAATCCAAGACAAAAATGCATTTTCCACAGCTGCGCAAATTCGAAATACATTAACTGAAAGCAGCTGA
- a CDS encoding LysR family transcriptional regulator, with amino-acid sequence MDIKQLITFKHAAENLNFTQTAKILNFAQSSVTAQIKALENEIGKPLFERLGKRLILTEAGHHFKLYTEKMIKLSNEAIMAVNVEEEPTGTLIIGAQESQCTYRLPPILKEFKAAFPKVKLVFKPAISDELARKHLMEGLLDIAFIMDISKPEGSLRVEQLIKEEFRLVTALNHPKTFLSLDDLKDETLLLTETGCSYRIMFEEFLQSAGVYPLDKIEFSSIEAIKQCVIAGLGVALLPEMVVKKDIKEGRMKELPWKGAESSLFTQIAWHKDKRMTPPLEAFINLTRTIFLSNDHFSS; translated from the coding sequence ATGGATATTAAACAATTGATTACTTTTAAACATGCCGCAGAAAATTTGAACTTTACCCAGACTGCGAAAATCTTGAATTTTGCACAATCAAGTGTAACTGCCCAAATTAAAGCTCTTGAAAATGAAATTGGCAAACCCTTATTTGAACGCCTAGGAAAACGATTGATCTTAACAGAGGCTGGGCACCATTTTAAGTTATATACAGAAAAAATGATAAAATTAAGTAACGAAGCGATTATGGCTGTGAACGTCGAAGAAGAGCCAACTGGAACCTTAATCATAGGTGCCCAGGAGAGCCAGTGTACCTATCGCTTACCTCCCATTCTTAAAGAGTTCAAGGCAGCCTTCCCCAAGGTTAAGCTCGTGTTTAAGCCTGCCATTTCTGACGAATTGGCGAGAAAACACCTTATGGAGGGTTTATTGGATATTGCTTTTATTATGGATATAAGTAAGCCTGAGGGTTCATTACGAGTGGAGCAACTAATCAAAGAGGAATTCAGGCTGGTCACAGCATTAAACCACCCCAAAACATTTCTCTCACTGGATGACCTTAAGGACGAGACTCTTTTACTTACGGAAACGGGATGTTCTTATAGGATCATGTTCGAAGAATTCCTTCAATCAGCGGGAGTATACCCTCTGGATAAAATAGAATTTAGCAGTATCGAGGCAATCAAACAATGTGTAATAGCAGGTTTAGGAGTAGCATTATTACCGGAGATGGTAGTCAAAAAAGATATTAAAGAAGGTAGAATGAAGGAACTGCCATGGAAGGGTGCCGAATCTTCCCTTTTCACCCAAATTGCCTGGCATAAGGATAAAAGAATGACTCCCCCTTTAGAGGCATTCATTAATCTAACTCGTACTATTTTTTTATCCAATGACCACTTCAGTTCATAA
- a CDS encoding GNAT family N-acetyltransferase, translated as MKIDQKTFNVNGTCYTVRPAINKDAKDLSEIRLQIDGETQNLDREKGEAFIDAPGFEKLIKKDSEIKRNLFIVAVVNDRIVGFSRCEGNSLKRFAHKVEFGVCILKDYWGLGIGSNLLKESIAWADSNGINKITLNVLETNDTAINIYKKFGFKIEGILENDKILSDGQYYNTVVMGRFNE; from the coding sequence ATGAAAATTGATCAGAAGACATTTAATGTTAACGGGACATGTTACACAGTAAGACCTGCAATTAATAAAGATGCAAAAGATTTGTCTGAAATCAGATTACAGATTGATGGTGAAACACAAAACCTTGATAGAGAAAAAGGTGAAGCATTCATAGACGCACCTGGTTTTGAGAAGTTAATCAAAAAGGATTCGGAAATTAAGAGAAACCTTTTTATTGTTGCTGTGGTTAACGACAGGATTGTCGGATTTTCAAGGTGTGAAGGAAATTCCTTGAAAAGATTTGCTCATAAAGTAGAATTTGGGGTTTGTATCTTAAAAGATTATTGGGGTTTAGGAATTGGATCAAACCTTTTAAAAGAATCCATTGCTTGGGCTGATTCAAACGGAATTAATAAAATTACTTTAAATGTTTTAGAAACAAATGACACAGCGATAAATATCTATAAAAAGTTTGGTTTTAAAATCGAAGGCATTTTAGAAAATGATAAAATACTTTCAGATGGTCAATATTATAACACTGTTGTAATGGGAAGGTTTAATGAATGA
- a CDS encoding NUDIX hydrolase, which produces MKRVDVVYALIYDEITEKILMVNNQHSTWSLPGGAVEIGETLEQAVIRETREETGLVIEVGSIIAVNEVFFSKQGHHGLMITFGTKVIDGEITIEDEDEIAEIKWVDLNTANNLMPYHRDGVERLLKSSSPYTFQGEC; this is translated from the coding sequence GTGAAGAGAGTAGACGTTGTATATGCGTTAATTTATGACGAAATAACGGAAAAAATATTAATGGTTAATAATCAGCATTCAACTTGGTCACTACCAGGTGGGGCAGTTGAAATAGGAGAAACCTTAGAACAAGCTGTTATTCGGGAAACAAGAGAAGAAACAGGTTTAGTAATTGAAGTAGGAAGTATCATTGCGGTTAATGAGGTTTTCTTTTCAAAACAGGGACATCACGGTTTAATGATTACATTTGGAACGAAAGTTATTGATGGTGAAATTACAATTGAAGACGAGGATGAAATTGCCGAGATTAAATGGGTGGACCTAAATACTGCTAATAACTTAATGCCCTACCATAGAGATGGAGTAGAAAGGTTGCTAAAATCCTCGTCACCTTACACTTTTCAGGGTGAATGTTAA
- the map gene encoding type I methionyl aminopeptidase: MIAKTEEDFNGLKEIGKIIASIRDELVQRTIPGITTKELDEIAGELLEKAGAVSAPKGEYDFPGYTCISVNDEVAHGIPGQRVIQEGDLVNIDVSASKNGYFADTGISFVAGEGEEVLTKLCEVAKMAFEAGLKKAKPGAKKSRIGKAVFETARQHGFTVIKNLTGHGVGRKIHEAPAHICNYYDPWDNEILKEGMVIAFEPFISTSEEEVFQKEDDWTYATEKSYVAQIEHTIILTKNGPIIVTL; the protein is encoded by the coding sequence ATGATAGCAAAAACAGAAGAAGATTTTAATGGTTTGAAGGAAATCGGTAAAATTATTGCCTCCATCAGAGATGAATTGGTACAAAGAACAATTCCTGGCATTACGACCAAAGAACTTGATGAGATAGCTGGAGAACTTTTGGAAAAAGCAGGAGCAGTTTCAGCTCCAAAAGGTGAATATGATTTTCCTGGCTATACGTGCATCAGTGTTAATGATGAAGTGGCACATGGTATTCCTGGTCAACGGGTTATTCAGGAAGGGGATCTTGTGAATATCGATGTATCTGCATCAAAGAACGGTTATTTCGCAGATACAGGAATCTCATTTGTAGCAGGAGAAGGAGAAGAGGTATTAACGAAATTATGCGAAGTTGCTAAAATGGCATTTGAAGCAGGTCTTAAGAAAGCAAAACCCGGTGCCAAAAAAAGCAGAATCGGAAAAGCAGTATTCGAAACAGCAAGACAGCATGGGTTCACTGTGATCAAAAACCTTACAGGACATGGTGTTGGACGCAAAATACATGAAGCGCCTGCCCATATTTGTAATTATTATGATCCATGGGATAATGAAATATTAAAGGAAGGGATGGTTATCGCATTCGAACCATTTATCTCGACCTCTGAAGAAGAAGTATTCCAAAAAGAAGACGATTGGACCTATGCAACAGAAAAAAGCTATGTAGCTCAAATCGAACATACGATTATCCTTACTAAAAATGGTCCCATTATTGTCACCCTTTAA
- a CDS encoding SDR family oxidoreductase: MKVLILGGTRFLGKALVKEALKRGHEITLFNRGTNKEVFPEVEQLTGDRDGDVSLLENRKWDVVIDTCGLAPHQIKKIAAVLGDNVEHYTYISSISLYKDWIPLHITEDYHLQPMPPVDKLKDVEEGRISPYEYYGALKVLCEAEAETHWPGRVLHLRAGLLVGPFDYTDRLSYWVQRVAQGGKVLAPGRSDRPVQLIDVKDVATWVFNMAESRKKGTFNVTGPNDKLTMKELLNTCKAVTNSDTELVWAEEQFILEHKIKPWTEMPFWIPEHFPLEGETEPWKGSFSINIAKSINAGLTFRPLEDTIYDVYQWEQTRQDTERKTGISREQEQELLAAWFQKEKKETL, encoded by the coding sequence ATGAAGGTCCTAATATTAGGGGGTACTCGTTTTTTAGGAAAAGCATTGGTAAAAGAAGCATTGAAAAGAGGTCACGAAATTACATTATTTAATCGCGGTACCAATAAAGAGGTGTTTCCTGAGGTGGAGCAGTTAACTGGTGATAGAGACGGTGATGTTTCGCTTCTGGAAAACCGGAAATGGGATGTTGTCATCGATACCTGCGGATTAGCTCCGCATCAAATCAAAAAAATCGCGGCTGTGCTTGGGGATAACGTCGAACATTATACATATATCTCAAGCATCTCTCTTTATAAGGATTGGATTCCCCTCCATATTACGGAAGACTATCATTTACAGCCGATGCCGCCTGTTGATAAGTTGAAAGACGTTGAGGAAGGGCGAATTTCTCCCTATGAGTATTACGGTGCGTTGAAGGTACTTTGTGAAGCAGAAGCAGAAACGCATTGGCCAGGGCGTGTGTTGCATTTAAGAGCGGGGCTGCTTGTCGGACCGTTTGACTATACGGATCGGCTCTCGTACTGGGTTCAGCGTGTGGCCCAAGGCGGAAAAGTATTGGCGCCGGGGCGTTCAGATCGTCCTGTTCAATTGATTGACGTTAAGGATGTAGCAACATGGGTATTCAATATGGCAGAAAGCAGAAAAAAAGGCACGTTCAATGTAACAGGTCCGAATGATAAATTGACAATGAAAGAGCTATTGAACACCTGTAAAGCCGTCACCAACAGCGATACCGAATTGGTGTGGGCAGAAGAACAATTCATATTAGAGCACAAAATAAAGCCGTGGACGGAAATGCCTTTTTGGATTCCTGAACACTTCCCGTTAGAAGGAGAAACAGAACCGTGGAAAGGATCTTTCTCCATCAATATCGCAAAATCCATTAACGCTGGTCTTACCTTCCGTCCTCTTGAAGATACTATTTATGATGTGTATCAATGGGAGCAAACGAGACAGGATACAGAACGAAAAACAGGGATATCACGAGAACAAGAACAAGAACTGCTAGCGGCTTGGTTCCAAAAAGAAAAAAAGGAAACATTGTGA
- a CDS encoding LURP-one-related family protein, giving the protein MKQLYIKQKVFSLSGKFTVKDQQEKDIYYVEGSFMQVPKTFSIMNTAREEVALITKKVFSFLPKFFVEVNGREVMTIKKEFSFLKARYTIEAAGIEVQGSWWDMDFQVLQHGKTVGKVGKEWFTWGDSYKVQIMDEEMETIMIALVVAIDCVKADQAAASSAASN; this is encoded by the coding sequence ATGAAGCAGCTTTATATAAAGCAGAAGGTATTCAGTCTTAGCGGGAAATTTACAGTAAAGGATCAGCAGGAGAAGGATATTTATTACGTGGAGGGAAGTTTTATGCAAGTTCCAAAGACTTTCTCCATCATGAATACAGCAAGAGAGGAAGTCGCACTCATTACGAAAAAGGTGTTCAGCTTTTTACCAAAGTTTTTCGTTGAGGTGAATGGCCGGGAGGTAATGACGATAAAGAAGGAATTTTCCTTCTTAAAAGCACGATATACAATAGAAGCGGCAGGCATTGAAGTACAGGGCAGTTGGTGGGATATGGATTTTCAAGTTTTACAGCACGGCAAAACCGTAGGTAAAGTCGGTAAGGAGTGGTTCACATGGGGCGATAGCTACAAGGTTCAAATCATGGATGAAGAGATGGAAACCATTATGATCGCACTCGTTGTAGCAATAGATTGTGTGAAGGCAGATCAAGCAGCTGCTTCATCGGCAGCATCGAATTAA